One genomic window of Leptolyngbyaceae cyanobacterium includes the following:
- a CDS encoding Rpn family recombination-promoting nuclease/putative transposase yields the protein MKTDSLFYRLFQTFPSIFFELIDRPPEEANNYQFSSVEVKQTAFRIDGVFLPATGEDNPIYFLEVQFQPDAEFYSRFFAEIFLYLRQNKPQNDWRAVVLYPTQSTETGDIKHYREFFDSQRVRRIYLNELDSVAERSIGIQTIKLVIETEENTETKARELIDQIRIEISDEVAKRELLQLIETIIVYKLPSKSRQEIEAMFGLSELKQTKFYQEAFQEGRQEGEIAAKLATVTRLLALGLTVEQIAQALELDLEQVREATPPQASN from the coding sequence GTGAAAACAGACTCTCTCTTCTATCGCCTATTCCAAACCTTTCCCAGCATCTTCTTTGAACTGATCGATCGTCCACCAGAAGAAGCTAATAACTACCAATTCTCATCCGTTGAAGTCAAACAAACAGCCTTCCGCATTGATGGCGTATTTCTCCCCGCCACAGGAGAAGATAACCCCATCTACTTTTTGGAAGTGCAATTTCAACCAGATGCAGAATTCTATTCTCGTTTCTTTGCTGAAATATTTTTATACTTGCGCCAAAATAAACCTCAAAACGACTGGCGTGCAGTAGTTTTATATCCAACTCAAAGTACGGAAACTGGAGACATCAAACATTATCGCGAGTTTTTCGATAGTCAGCGAGTCAGGCGAATTTATCTAAATGAGTTAGACTCAGTAGCAGAGAGATCGATTGGTATCCAGACCATCAAATTAGTTATCGAAACAGAGGAAAACACGGAAACAAAAGCTAGGGAATTGATTGACCAAATCAGAATAGAAATATCTGATGAAGTTGCCAAACGAGAACTGCTTCAGTTAATAGAGACTATCATAGTTTATAAGCTACCCAGTAAAAGTCGTCAGGAGATAGAAGCTATGTTTGGACTCAGTGAATTAAAACAAACAAAATTTTATCAAGAAGCTTTCCAAGAAGGTCGTCAGGAAGGCGAGATAGCCGCTAAATTAGCAACCGTGACCAGGTTGTTAGCATTGGGGTTAACGGTAGAACAAATAGCACAGGCATTAGAGTTGGATTTAGAGCAAGTAAGAGAGGCGACGCCACCGCAGGCTTCTAATTGA
- a CDS encoding NfeD family protein, translated as MVSLFAPTEIEMFSEVVMGTVEKTISQNQPGRVKCLGSYWPARFYHANCDVVVFPDQVVKVVGRQGITMLVVPVSLGN; from the coding sequence GTGGTTAGTTTATTTGCACCTACAGAAATTGAGATGTTTTCAGAAGTGGTAATGGGAACGGTGGAAAAGACGATTTCTCAAAATCAGCCTGGAAGAGTTAAGTGTTTGGGGAGTTATTGGCCTGCTCGATTTTATCATGCTAATTGTGATGTTGTTGTGTTTCCCGATCAAGTTGTGAAGGTTGTTGGGAGACAGGGAATTACTATGCTTGTCGTTCCGGTAAGTTTGGGGAATTAA
- a CDS encoding DUF1611 domain-containing protein: MLKPDQKLAILLHEGIRGIHGKTGLTLLRYSESPIVAVIDKECAGESLSKLTRIDRDAPIVASVTDALQYNPDVLAIGVAPSGGILPEPWFQEIKQAVASGLSVINGLHTQLAKHPQIQELLREGQWIWDVRQEPSGLGIASAKARSLICRRVLAVGTDMAVGKMSTCLELHRASLQRGLRSKFLGTGQAGIMISGDGIPLDAIRVDFAAGAVEQLVMRFGEDYDILYIEGQGSLLHPGSTATLPLLRGSQPTHLILVHRAGQTHVRNHPHVPIPPLSEVIKLYESVAFCGGAFEEVKVVAIALNTGHLDEEAAKNAIEQVKKETGLPCTDVVRFGGDLLVDALID, encoded by the coding sequence ATGCTCAAACCCGACCAAAAACTAGCCATCTTACTCCACGAAGGAATTCGCGGCATTCACGGGAAAACCGGACTAACCCTATTACGTTATAGCGAATCACCGATTGTGGCAGTAATCGACAAGGAATGTGCGGGCGAATCATTGTCAAAATTAACAAGAATCGATCGCGACGCGCCGATTGTTGCTTCCGTCACAGACGCACTTCAGTACAACCCAGACGTATTAGCAATTGGCGTTGCACCATCTGGCGGAATCCTCCCAGAACCTTGGTTTCAAGAAATCAAACAAGCAGTAGCATCAGGTTTATCAGTCATCAACGGACTACATACGCAACTAGCCAAGCATCCACAGATACAAGAATTACTCAGAGAAGGACAATGGATTTGGGATGTGCGACAGGAACCCTCCGGTTTGGGAATTGCTAGTGCAAAAGCGCGATCGCTCATCTGTCGTCGGGTGTTAGCTGTCGGTACAGATATGGCAGTGGGGAAAATGTCCACCTGTCTGGAATTGCATCGCGCATCTTTGCAGCGGGGATTGCGATCGAAATTTCTCGGCACCGGACAAGCTGGCATTATGATATCCGGTGATGGCATACCTTTAGATGCAATTCGGGTAGACTTTGCAGCCGGTGCAGTCGAACAATTAGTGATGCGATTTGGGGAAGATTACGACATCCTATATATAGAAGGACAAGGTTCGCTTTTGCATCCAGGTTCAACCGCTACCTTACCACTTTTGCGCGGTTCCCAACCAACCCATTTAATATTAGTACATCGAGCCGGACAAACTCACGTTCGCAATCATCCTCACGTACCGATTCCTCCTTTATCGGAAGTGATTAAATTGTATGAAAGCGTGGCTTTTTGTGGCGGTGCGTTTGAGGAAGTGAAGGTAGTTGCGATCGCCCTGAATACCGGACATCTGGATGAAGAAGCGGCGAAAAATGCGATCGAGCAAGTTAAGAAAGAAACGGGTTTACCTTGTACTGATGTAGTAAGATTTGGCGGTGATTTGTTAGTAGATGCGTTGATAGATTGA
- a CDS encoding Rieske 2Fe-2S domain-containing protein — protein sequence MKNQFSSNRRQFLKYAIFGAAGTTALGWMFPQTSFSHERHPETTPCTQSPNSEACQNYLRGVTALDDTGNHVRQSVLLANAAPGKPVLVKGLPRPTYLVINQGPKLAEYAINPTCPHHGCIVDWKTDRNRFVCPCHGAEYDGQGKRLKGPTQKNLPLITVMVQEDDVILIDRKPAVDPRR from the coding sequence ATGAAAAATCAATTTAGTTCAAATCGGCGACAATTTTTAAAGTACGCGATATTTGGGGCAGCGGGTACTACTGCTTTGGGCTGGATGTTTCCCCAAACTAGTTTTAGCCATGAAAGGCATCCGGAAACAACGCCCTGCACTCAATCTCCCAACAGCGAAGCCTGCCAAAATTATCTTCGTGGCGTGACGGCGTTGGATGATACGGGTAATCACGTTCGACAAAGTGTTTTGCTAGCAAATGCCGCGCCGGGTAAACCAGTGTTAGTAAAAGGTTTACCGCGACCAACTTATTTGGTAATCAATCAGGGGCCAAAATTAGCAGAGTATGCGATTAATCCGACTTGTCCCCATCACGGATGTATTGTGGATTGGAAAACCGATCGAAATCGCTTTGTTTGTCCTTGTCATGGGGCGGAATACGACGGGCAAGGCAAGCGACTTAAAGGCCCTACACAGAAGAATTTACCGTTAATTACGGTGATGGTTCAAGAGGATGACGTGATTTTAATCGATCGCAAACCGGCAGTCGATCCGCGTAGGTAG
- a CDS encoding type I restriction endonuclease, giving the protein MTQTIPAQIIELHDLIENFGLQRIEDEQFFREWQDNLPELNDLEKLALDDVKRDYFHLAEYPMLEPIVKMVVLSPLLKLAGFYRPPFYLSAEKEVRIAFEDEGITITGRLDILVFTPEFWILVVESKRAKLSLETGIPQALAYMLGNPNPDKPAFGFVTNGSEFRFLKLTREGPPKYATSYLFSLDRGDDIYIVLKVLKRLAQLFTLG; this is encoded by the coding sequence ATGACTCAAACAATCCCAGCGCAAATAATAGAGTTACATGACTTAATCGAAAATTTTGGTCTGCAACGCATCGAAGATGAGCAATTTTTCCGAGAATGGCAAGATAATTTACCGGAACTAAATGATTTAGAAAAGCTAGCTTTAGATGATGTAAAGCGGGATTATTTCCACCTAGCTGAATATCCCATGTTGGAACCCATCGTTAAAATGGTGGTGCTTTCTCCATTGTTAAAATTAGCGGGTTTTTATCGTCCGCCATTTTACCTTTCGGCTGAGAAGGAAGTAAGAATTGCTTTTGAAGATGAAGGAATTACCATAACTGGACGCTTGGATATTTTAGTTTTTACACCTGAGTTTTGGATATTAGTAGTTGAATCAAAAAGAGCAAAATTATCTTTGGAAACGGGAATACCGCAAGCATTAGCTTATATGTTAGGTAATCCTAATCCAGATAAACCCGCATTTGGATTTGTGACGAATGGCAGTGAGTTTAGGTTTTTAAAACTTACTAGAGAAGGCCCGCCCAAATATGCTACTTCTTATTTGTTTTCTCTTGATCGAGGCGATGATATCTATATAGTGTTGAAAGTGTTAAAACGGCTTGCTCAATTATTTACTTTGGGCTGA
- a CDS encoding PrsW family intramembrane metalloprotease, with protein MTEPDLVQLAQLGDPKAIANILNRSLQSKGITVKAVIKDSCLQLMVESTQIPPQKAVVNFVRKTLIELSVDDIKTVRISGQHIGMASPSWRDTFKLPEKSVLLADDNSEIGIRQMVKEGNVNAINVLLVNALANSDLTVLTELKNGCLQIILQSLHEPEEQATVEIIRQTVMGWQAENIDSIQIYGQQIHEAFPVWGQHIELMKRDRTDNHLEKTDKLTLERIKNLPIENRFQFSSIVPYKDAFSANLYKDNKVKLMLFFSLFPWTLRLLARETGLESIAWLLGIYYSAIWGIVLYHLIKPLYFAWGETIKCILFTAFVGIPLLLFVQSIPPFNLLYSALNINSLGVASQLVGFVFGVGILEESCKALPVYLFMVREGKINNPLTSAFYGAMSGLGFAIAEGANYSVMYAFGLQSGRLGLGDYVLVNTIRMVSLPLFHATWAGIVGYFLGLAAINPSRRGMIIAIGIAISAVLHGCYNTFSNNLLGFAILAFSILLFVAYLRRSKEMVDRMQQAELNYQSWKSK; from the coding sequence ATGACAGAACCAGATTTAGTCCAACTTGCCCAGCTGGGTGACCCGAAGGCGATCGCGAATATTCTCAACCGATCGTTACAATCAAAAGGTATTACGGTCAAAGCTGTTATTAAAGATAGTTGTTTACAGCTAATGGTGGAATCGACGCAAATTCCACCCCAAAAAGCCGTGGTTAATTTTGTCCGCAAAACATTAATTGAATTGTCAGTTGATGATATCAAAACGGTGCGGATTTCCGGACAACATATCGGCATGGCTTCCCCGTCTTGGCGCGATACGTTTAAATTACCAGAAAAATCCGTTTTGCTTGCCGATGACAATTCGGAAATTGGGATTCGACAGATGGTGAAAGAAGGCAATGTTAATGCAATTAACGTTTTGTTAGTGAATGCTTTGGCTAACTCCGATCTGACGGTATTAACTGAATTGAAAAATGGCTGTTTGCAAATAATTTTACAATCTCTGCACGAGCCTGAAGAACAAGCTACGGTAGAAATTATTCGGCAAACAGTGATGGGTTGGCAAGCTGAAAATATCGACAGCATCCAAATTTACGGGCAGCAAATCCATGAAGCTTTTCCTGTGTGGGGTCAACATATCGAGTTGATGAAACGAGATCGCACGGATAACCATCTGGAAAAAACCGATAAATTAACCTTAGAGCGCATAAAAAATCTCCCTATTGAAAATCGGTTTCAGTTTTCTTCGATCGTGCCTTATAAGGATGCTTTCAGCGCAAATTTGTATAAAGATAATAAAGTAAAACTGATGTTGTTTTTCAGCTTGTTTCCCTGGACTTTAAGGTTGCTGGCCAGGGAAACGGGTTTGGAAAGTATAGCTTGGCTGTTAGGGATTTACTATTCAGCAATTTGGGGAATCGTTCTCTATCATTTAATCAAACCACTTTATTTTGCTTGGGGCGAGACGATTAAATGTATTTTATTTACTGCCTTTGTCGGCATACCATTACTACTTTTTGTTCAAAGCATACCACCATTTAATTTATTGTATTCGGCGCTCAATATTAATAGTTTAGGAGTAGCTTCTCAGTTAGTTGGTTTTGTATTTGGTGTTGGGATATTGGAAGAATCTTGTAAAGCTTTACCCGTGTACTTGTTTATGGTACGTGAGGGAAAAATAAACAATCCTCTGACTTCTGCTTTTTATGGGGCGATGTCGGGTTTGGGATTTGCGATCGCAGAAGGTGCTAACTATTCGGTGATGTATGCTTTCGGTTTGCAATCTGGGAGATTGGGATTGGGAGATTATGTCTTGGTTAATACAATCCGTATGGTTTCCCTGCCGTTATTTCACGCTACTTGGGCAGGTATTGTGGGTTACTTTTTGGGTTTGGCAGCGATCAATCCTTCCAGAAGAGGTATGATTATTGCGATCGGCATTGCCATTTCAGCGGTCTTGCACGGTTGCTACAATACATTTTCTAACAATTTACTTGGTTTTGCTATCCTCGCTTTTTCAATTTTGTTGTTTGTTGCGTATCTAAGAAGAAGCAAAGAAATGGTAGATCGAATGCAACAAGCTGAGTTAAACTATCAAAGTTGGAAATCAAAATAA
- a CDS encoding heparan-alpha-glucosaminide N-acetyltransferase domain-containing protein: MRLISLDVFRGIAIAAMILVNMAGLTDRVHPFLQHSDWHGCTPADLVFPFFLFIMGVGISFSFYKYTKGKRPDASVYRRIITRSIILFALGLFLNSIGNYDISQIRIMGVLQRISLTYLITTIAVIHFRRQWRWILAFTILIGYWLAMTYIPVPGYGAGILTREGNLGAYLDRIIIGTAHLYQGDNYNSMGDPEGLFSTLPALVNVLAGYFTGRWLRREPIDTRTSINLALIGIICLIIGWDWGFLFPLNKKLWTSSYVLYSTGWSILFMAACHELFEVRDLRSWGKPFQVLGLNAIFIFISSVLAIKILVKTHIGTGENAPTIYNWISQHFLIPWAGETNSSLLLALLTLLFWWGVAYFMYWRSWFIKV; this comes from the coding sequence ATGCGTTTAATCTCTCTTGATGTTTTTCGAGGTATTGCGATCGCAGCAATGATTCTCGTTAACATGGCAGGACTCACCGACCGAGTTCATCCATTTCTCCAACATTCAGACTGGCATGGCTGCACCCCCGCCGATTTAGTCTTTCCATTTTTCCTATTTATCATGGGAGTTGGGATTTCCTTTTCCTTTTACAAATACACCAAAGGGAAACGCCCCGACGCCTCAGTTTATCGGCGAATTATCACTCGCAGCATAATTTTATTCGCCCTTGGTTTATTTCTAAACAGTATTGGCAATTACGACATTAGCCAGATCCGAATCATGGGAGTCCTGCAACGGATTAGCCTTACTTACCTGATAACTACGATCGCAGTTATCCACTTCCGGCGACAATGGCGATGGATCTTAGCTTTTACCATCCTCATCGGATACTGGTTAGCAATGACATATATTCCAGTTCCCGGTTATGGTGCTGGTATTCTCACTAGGGAAGGAAATTTAGGTGCTTATCTCGATCGCATCATCATCGGTACCGCCCATTTATATCAAGGAGATAATTACAACTCAATGGGCGATCCTGAAGGACTGTTCAGCACCTTACCCGCCCTTGTCAACGTTCTGGCTGGTTATTTTACAGGCAGGTGGCTTCGCCGAGAACCGATCGACACCCGTACCAGCATCAATTTAGCATTAATTGGCATTATCTGTTTAATCATCGGTTGGGACTGGGGTTTCTTATTTCCTCTCAACAAAAAATTGTGGACGAGTTCTTATGTTCTCTACAGTACGGGTTGGTCAATACTATTTATGGCAGCTTGTCATGAATTATTTGAAGTGAGAGACTTGCGTTCTTGGGGAAAACCATTTCAAGTTTTGGGATTAAACGCCATCTTTATTTTTATCTCTTCTGTTTTGGCCATCAAAATCTTAGTTAAAACTCATATCGGTACTGGTGAAAATGCACCTACTATTTATAATTGGATTTCCCAACATTTTTTAATACCTTGGGCTGGCGAAACGAATAGTTCTTTGTTATTGGCTTTACTAACGTTACTCTTTTGGTGGGGAGTTGCTTACTTTATGTATTGGCGCAGTTGGTTTATTAAAGTATGA